Proteins from a genomic interval of Rhodopseudomonas julia:
- a CDS encoding LysR substrate-binding domain-containing protein, with amino-acid sequence MHFDLTDLRLFVAVSELGSMAEAARLHHISVSALHERMKILESRAGVPLLVRTARGSKPTRAGLMVAGHARAVLLQAERLDGAVEAWKQRESGLIKLRANSNAITSFLPDVLASFLARHPDVIVDLEEDTSDEIATAVRSGEADIGIAAENAQLDGIETIPILSDRLVFIAPAGHPLAQRSAVTFTDLLDESFITLDTRSAISAHLKKHAHRLGRELTIRIRVRSFGSVCRMVAAGAGVSIVPASVIPAETLEKGAKVIAISDDWSQRDLVICLPRDRPVSNLVRRLADAVSSPQDNRLAAWRAGQARPHPNSPSARA; translated from the coding sequence ATGCATTTCGACCTGACCGATCTCAGGCTCTTCGTGGCGGTGAGCGAGCTCGGCAGCATGGCGGAGGCGGCACGTCTCCATCACATCTCCGTCTCCGCTCTGCACGAGCGCATGAAGATTCTGGAGAGCCGCGCCGGGGTGCCCCTGCTGGTGCGTACCGCCAGAGGCTCGAAACCGACGCGCGCCGGGCTCATGGTCGCCGGCCACGCCCGCGCCGTCCTGTTGCAAGCGGAACGCCTCGACGGCGCAGTGGAAGCCTGGAAGCAGCGCGAAAGCGGCCTCATCAAGCTTCGTGCCAATTCGAATGCCATCACCAGCTTTCTGCCCGACGTGCTGGCGAGTTTTCTGGCCCGCCATCCGGATGTGATCGTCGATCTGGAGGAAGACACCTCCGATGAGATCGCCACCGCGGTGCGTTCCGGCGAAGCCGATATCGGCATCGCGGCGGAAAACGCTCAGCTCGATGGCATCGAGACCATTCCGATCCTCTCCGACCGCCTTGTCTTCATCGCCCCGGCCGGGCATCCCCTGGCGCAGCGCAGCGCCGTCACCTTCACGGATCTCCTCGACGAGAGCTTCATCACGCTCGACACCCGCTCGGCGATTTCCGCGCATCTGAAAAAGCATGCACACCGGCTCGGCCGCGAATTGACCATCCGCATCCGGGTCAGAAGCTTCGGTAGCGTCTGCCGCATGGTGGCCGCCGGTGCCGGCGTGTCGATCGTGCCGGCGAGCGTCATCCCGGCGGAAACCTTGGAAAAGGGTGCCAAGGTCATCGCCATCTCCGACGACTGGTCGCAGCGCGATCTCGTCATCTGCCTGCCGCGCGATCGGCCCGTGTCGAATCTGGTTCGGCGCCTTGCCGATGCGGTCTCCTCACCACAGGACAACCGGCTTGCCGCATGGCGGGCGGGTCAGGCACGCCCGCACCCCAACTCTCCGTCTGCTCGGGCTTGA
- a CDS encoding cytochrome ubiquinol oxidase subunit I, protein MELDIVDLSRLQFALTALYHFLFVPLTLGLSIMLAIMETVYVMTDRPIWRQMTKFWGVLFGINFVVGVATGIVMEFQFGMNWSYYSHYVGDIFGAPLAIEGLMAFFLEATFVGLFFFGWDKMSKRGHLTATWAVAIGSNLSALWILIANGWMQNPVGSAFNFDTMRMEVTDFSAVLFNPVAQAKFVHTVSAGYVTAAVFVLGVSAWYLLKGRHIALAKRSMAVAASFGLASALSVVVLGDESGYLSTEHQKMKLAAIEAMWHTEPAPAAFTVVGIPDQEDRETHYAVHIPWVMGLIGTRSINTEIPGIEELVELAKVRIRQGITAFDALQQIRSLPPGETVPGNLRKTFEDNGHELGYALLLKRYVEDPRNASEDEITKAAWDTVPGVMPLFWTFRIMVGLGFFFILLMGVFFVLSAQHTLEKRRWLLWVAVFSIPLPWIAAESGWFVAEFGRQPWIIEGVLPTAAAVSDLGAGTVLMTIIGFVLIYTTLFIIEMGLMVAAIRKGPDPEEEPESPAISSHVVPAE, encoded by the coding sequence ATGGAACTCGACATTGTAGATCTATCGCGCCTGCAATTTGCGTTGACGGCGCTTTACCACTTCCTTTTCGTGCCCCTGACCCTCGGCCTCTCCATCATGCTTGCCATCATGGAGACGGTCTACGTCATGACCGACCGCCCGATCTGGCGGCAGATGACGAAGTTCTGGGGCGTGCTCTTCGGCATCAACTTCGTCGTCGGCGTGGCGACCGGCATCGTCATGGAATTCCAGTTCGGTATGAACTGGAGCTATTACAGCCACTATGTCGGCGACATCTTTGGCGCGCCTCTCGCCATCGAAGGCCTGATGGCCTTCTTCCTGGAAGCGACCTTCGTCGGCCTCTTCTTCTTCGGCTGGGACAAGATGTCGAAGCGCGGCCACCTCACCGCAACCTGGGCGGTGGCGATCGGTTCGAACCTCTCCGCCTTGTGGATCCTCATCGCCAATGGCTGGATGCAGAACCCGGTGGGTTCGGCCTTCAACTTTGACACGATGCGCATGGAGGTGACGGATTTCTCTGCCGTCCTTTTCAACCCGGTGGCGCAGGCAAAATTCGTTCACACCGTCTCCGCCGGCTATGTGACGGCGGCCGTCTTCGTGCTCGGCGTCTCCGCCTGGTACCTCTTGAAGGGCCGCCACATCGCGCTTGCCAAGCGCTCCATGGCGGTCGCGGCCTCCTTCGGCCTCGCCTCCGCCCTCTCCGTCGTCGTTCTGGGCGATGAGAGCGGCTACCTGTCGACCGAACATCAGAAAATGAAGCTCGCGGCGATCGAGGCCATGTGGCACACCGAGCCCGCTCCCGCGGCCTTTACCGTTGTCGGCATCCCAGACCAGGAAGATCGCGAAACCCACTACGCCGTGCATATTCCGTGGGTGATGGGCCTCATCGGCACGCGCTCGATCAACACCGAGATCCCCGGTATCGAGGAGCTCGTCGAACTCGCAAAGGTACGCATCCGGCAAGGCATTACGGCCTTCGACGCTTTGCAGCAGATCCGCAGCCTGCCGCCGGGTGAAACGGTTCCGGGCAACCTCCGCAAGACCTTCGAAGACAACGGTCACGAGCTCGGCTACGCGCTTCTCCTGAAGCGCTATGTCGAAGATCCGCGCAATGCCAGCGAAGACGAGATCACCAAGGCGGCGTGGGACACGGTTCCAGGCGTCATGCCGCTCTTCTGGACCTTCCGCATCATGGTGGGCCTCGGCTTCTTCTTCATCCTGCTGATGGGCGTCTTTTTCGTCTTGTCGGCCCAGCACACGCTGGAGAAGCGCCGCTGGCTCCTTTGGGTCGCGGTCTTTTCCATCCCGCTGCCATGGATCGCGGCCGAAAGCGGCTGGTTCGTCGCCGAATTCGGGCGTCAGCCTTGGATCATCGAGGGTGTGCTGCCGACCGCCGCAGCCGTCTCGGATCTCGGTGCCGGCACGGTCTTGATGACCATCATCGGCTTCGTCCTGATCTACACGACCCTCTTCATCATCGAGATGGGCCTGATGGTGGCGGCGATCCGCAAGGGGCCCGATCCCGAGGAAGAGCCGGAGAGCCCGGCCATCTCCTCCCACGTCGTACCGGCGGAGTGA
- the cydX gene encoding cytochrome bd-I oxidase subunit CydX: MWYFAWLLGLPLAAAFAVLNAMWFELMEDDERHEARSPQKPATEQPTA; encoded by the coding sequence ATGTGGTATTTCGCCTGGCTTCTCGGCCTGCCGCTGGCAGCCGCCTTTGCCGTCCTCAACGCCATGTGGTTCGAACTCATGGAGGATGATGAGCGCCACGAGGCGCGTTCGCCTCAAAAGCCGGCCACCGAACAACCGACGGCCTGA
- a CDS encoding acyl-CoA dehydrogenase family protein encodes MIADEEDHRDLRDALRALCAEFPAEYHRKHGAAETYPEEFITALTEAGWLAAMIPEEYGGSGLGLTEASIIMEEINRSGGNAGHCHGQMYNMGTLLRHGSEAQKKEFLPKIASGELRLQSMGVTEPTTGTDTTKLKTTAVKKGDRYVVNGQKVWISRIQHSDLMILLARTTPLAEVQRKSQGLSIFLVDLKEAIGNGLSVTPIRNMVGHETNELFFDDLEIPAASLIGEEGRGFKYILDGLNAERTLIAAECIGDGYWFVDKMVAYANERTVFERPIGQNQGVQFPIARAYVDIEAANLMRFKAARKFDAHADCGAEANMAKLLAADASWQAANACLQTFGGFGFAEEYDVERKFRETRLYQVAPISTNFILSYVAEHVLGLPRSF; translated from the coding sequence ATGATTGCAGACGAGGAAGACCACCGCGATCTGCGCGACGCGCTGCGCGCGCTCTGCGCCGAATTCCCGGCCGAATACCACCGCAAGCATGGGGCTGCGGAAACCTATCCGGAAGAGTTCATCACGGCTCTGACGGAGGCGGGCTGGCTCGCCGCCATGATCCCCGAGGAATATGGCGGCTCCGGGCTCGGGCTGACGGAAGCCTCCATCATCATGGAGGAGATCAACCGCTCGGGCGGCAATGCCGGCCATTGCCACGGCCAGATGTACAATATGGGCACGCTGTTGCGGCACGGCTCGGAGGCGCAGAAGAAAGAGTTTCTGCCGAAGATCGCGTCGGGTGAGCTCCGGCTGCAGTCGATGGGCGTGACGGAGCCGACGACGGGCACCGACACGACGAAATTGAAGACGACGGCGGTCAAGAAAGGCGACCGTTATGTCGTCAACGGCCAGAAGGTCTGGATTTCGCGCATCCAGCATTCCGACCTGATGATCCTCCTCGCACGCACCACGCCGCTTGCCGAAGTGCAGCGGAAATCGCAGGGCCTGTCGATCTTTCTGGTCGATCTCAAGGAGGCAATCGGCAACGGCCTTTCGGTGACACCCATTCGCAACATGGTGGGTCACGAGACCAACGAGCTCTTCTTCGACGATCTGGAAATTCCGGCTGCGAGCCTCATCGGCGAAGAGGGCCGAGGCTTCAAATATATCCTCGACGGGCTCAACGCCGAGCGTACGCTGATCGCCGCCGAATGCATCGGCGACGGCTATTGGTTCGTCGACAAGATGGTCGCCTATGCCAATGAGCGCACCGTCTTCGAACGCCCGATCGGTCAGAACCAGGGCGTGCAATTCCCGATCGCGCGCGCCTATGTCGATATCGAGGCGGCCAATCTCATGCGTTTCAAGGCGGCTCGAAAGTTCGACGCACATGCCGATTGCGGTGCGGAAGCGAATATGGCGAAGCTTCTCGCCGCCGATGCCTCCTGGCAGGCGGCCAATGCCTGTCTGCAGACTTTCGGTGGTTTCGGTTTCGCCGAAGAATACGACGTGGAACGCAAGTTCCGGGAGACACGGCTCTACCAGGTGGCGCCGATCTCCACCAACTTCATCCTCTCCTATGTCGCCGAGCATGTTCTCGGTCTGCCGCGCTCCTTCTGA
- a CDS encoding CaiB/BaiF CoA transferase family protein, with translation MTRPLDGILVVSIEQAIAAPYATRLLADLGARVIKVERPDGGDFAREYDKRAREMASHFVWTNRSKESLTLDLKREEGVAVLKRLLKKADVFVQNLAPGAAERLGLGDETLRAENERLITCAISGYGEGGPYGKKKAYDLLIQAEAGFVSVTGSPGQPAKAGISIADIAAGVSAYNTILAALLNRHKTERGDHIEISMLEAMAEWMGYPMYFATDGAPPPPLAGAGHATIFPYGPYRTADGTVIFGLQNDREWAAFCLTVLQREDLAGDARFKGNAGRAAHMDEINEAINGVLSRLTTAEAMARLEKANIGTASLNDMAALWAHPQLAARNRWQEIAIPTGTIPALRPISGAAWQPRLDPVPALGEHTRAILDELGITQEEAVALAASGKDE, from the coding sequence GTGACGAGGCCGCTCGATGGAATTCTCGTTGTCAGCATCGAGCAGGCGATCGCCGCGCCCTACGCGACGCGGCTCCTGGCCGATCTCGGGGCACGCGTCATCAAGGTGGAGCGGCCTGATGGCGGCGATTTCGCCCGCGAATACGACAAGCGGGCGCGCGAGATGGCGAGCCATTTCGTCTGGACGAACCGCTCCAAGGAAAGCCTCACGCTCGATCTGAAGCGCGAAGAGGGCGTTGCCGTCCTGAAGCGGCTTTTGAAGAAGGCCGACGTCTTCGTGCAAAATCTCGCGCCGGGGGCCGCCGAGAGGCTCGGTCTCGGAGACGAGACGCTGCGGGCGGAAAACGAGAGGCTGATCACCTGCGCCATTTCCGGCTACGGAGAAGGCGGGCCTTACGGCAAGAAGAAAGCCTATGATCTTCTGATCCAGGCCGAGGCCGGCTTTGTTTCGGTGACGGGCTCGCCCGGCCAGCCCGCCAAGGCCGGCATTTCGATCGCCGATATCGCCGCGGGCGTCTCCGCCTACAACACCATCCTGGCAGCGCTTCTCAACCGCCACAAAACCGAGCGCGGCGACCATATCGAGATCTCCATGTTGGAGGCGATGGCCGAATGGATGGGCTATCCGATGTATTTTGCGACCGATGGGGCGCCGCCGCCGCCGCTTGCCGGCGCGGGACACGCCACGATCTTCCCCTACGGGCCCTATCGCACGGCCGACGGCACGGTGATTTTCGGCCTGCAGAACGACCGCGAATGGGCGGCCTTCTGCCTGACGGTTCTGCAGCGGGAGGATCTCGCCGGCGATGCCCGCTTCAAGGGCAATGCCGGGCGTGCGGCGCATATGGATGAGATCAACGAGGCCATCAATGGCGTCCTCTCCCGCCTGACCACAGCCGAGGCGATGGCGCGGCTCGAGAAAGCCAATATCGGTACGGCGAGCCTCAACGACATGGCGGCGCTCTGGGCGCATCCGCAGCTTGCCGCCCGCAATCGCTGGCAGGAAATCGCCATTCCGACGGGGACGATTCCGGCCCTTCGTCCGATCTCCGGCGCGGCCTGGCAGCCACGGCTCGATCCGGTGCCCGCGCTCGGCGAACATACCCGCGCCATCCTGGATGAACTAGGAATCACACAAGAGGAGGCTGTGGCGCTCGCGGCCTCCGGAAAAGACGAGTGA
- the cydD gene encoding thiol reductant ABC exporter subunit CydD has protein sequence MRESSVARSPRSRPRKARTEPLPPMRLGAGLQVLAALLWLPQAALIALVIGDLAGQGRAPEDFGLNAATSALAVAILGIVRALLDGYAGRLCFRRARQILSERRAKAAKALAARSPLDSGRPASGVAASILGEQGEAIVPYLSRYRPARLKAVIVPLAIVLAVFPVSWAAAIVLLIAAPLIPVFMALIGWRAQAASEAQLAGLGSMNGFLLDRLRGLATIRAMGAVDRTAKRLRQEAETLRTRTMAVLRIAFLSSAVLELFAALGVAMVAVYIGFHLLGQLPFGAWGGRLSLGEGLFVLLLAPAFFEPLRDLSSIWHDRAAGEAALKALDDLSAMDVAVLNADADDQRKGARAPAPAVRLENLAFAHAGAEQAAIEEFSLSIEAGEKIAFFGPSGSGKSTLLALIAGLAPADRGCVRISEQSLDETNAGSLRRQIAWIGQTPHIFAGDLISNVTLHRPWIGADNAQRALAAAGLSHILEGRDGHLGEGGSGLSGGEALRVALARLTADPRISLILADEPTAHLDSQTAKDIADHLLAFAKGRTLIVATHDPLLAHRMDRIVYLPKSAMRAVA, from the coding sequence ATGCGAGAGAGCTCGGTCGCAAGAAGCCCACGCTCCCGCCCCCGCAAGGCGCGGACCGAGCCTCTGCCGCCGATGCGCCTTGGTGCGGGGTTGCAGGTGCTCGCTGCGCTGCTTTGGCTCCCCCAGGCCGCGTTGATCGCCCTCGTCATCGGCGATCTGGCCGGTCAGGGGCGCGCGCCTGAGGATTTCGGGCTGAACGCCGCGACGTCCGCTTTGGCCGTCGCCATCCTCGGCATCGTCCGGGCACTTCTCGATGGCTATGCCGGCCGGCTTTGCTTCCGCCGCGCGCGTCAAATCCTCTCCGAGCGGCGAGCCAAGGCCGCAAAAGCCCTCGCCGCACGCTCGCCACTCGATTCCGGGCGTCCAGCCTCAGGCGTGGCGGCCAGCATTCTGGGCGAACAGGGCGAGGCGATCGTGCCCTACCTCTCTCGCTATCGCCCGGCGCGCCTCAAAGCCGTGATCGTGCCGCTTGCGATCGTCCTTGCCGTCTTCCCGGTCTCATGGGCGGCGGCGATCGTTCTTTTGATCGCAGCCCCTCTCATCCCGGTCTTCATGGCGTTGATCGGCTGGCGCGCGCAGGCGGCGAGCGAAGCCCAGCTTGCCGGGCTCGGCAGCATGAACGGCTTTCTCCTCGACCGGCTGCGCGGCCTTGCAACCATCCGAGCGATGGGCGCGGTCGATCGCACCGCCAAACGTCTACGCCAGGAGGCTGAAACCCTGCGAACGCGCACCATGGCGGTTCTCAGGATCGCCTTTCTCTCCTCCGCCGTTCTGGAGCTCTTCGCCGCGCTCGGCGTCGCCATGGTCGCCGTCTATATCGGTTTCCACCTGCTCGGCCAGCTCCCCTTCGGCGCCTGGGGCGGCCGGCTCAGTCTCGGCGAAGGGCTCTTCGTGCTCCTTCTGGCGCCCGCCTTCTTTGAACCTTTGCGCGATCTGTCCAGCATCTGGCACGATCGGGCCGCCGGCGAAGCCGCCTTGAAGGCGCTCGATGACCTCTCCGCAATGGATGTGGCCGTCCTGAACGCGGATGCCGATGACCAGCGAAAAGGCGCGCGCGCGCCCGCACCGGCCGTGCGGCTCGAAAATCTCGCCTTCGCCCATGCCGGAGCGGAGCAGGCTGCCATCGAGGAATTCTCTCTCTCCATCGAGGCCGGCGAAAAAATCGCCTTTTTTGGGCCGAGCGGATCTGGCAAGTCGACGCTCCTCGCTCTGATCGCCGGGCTTGCGCCCGCCGATCGCGGCTGCGTCCGCATCTCAGAGCAATCTCTGGATGAGACCAACGCCGGATCGCTGCGCCGTCAGATCGCCTGGATCGGCCAGACACCGCACATCTTCGCCGGCGACCTCATTTCCAACGTCACGCTTCACCGCCCCTGGATCGGTGCCGACAATGCACAGAGGGCTCTCGCCGCGGCAGGCCTCTCCCATATCCTTGAAGGCCGCGACGGCCATCTCGGTGAAGGCGGCTCGGGCCTGTCCGGCGGAGAAGCCCTGCGCGTGGCGCTGGCGCGGCTCACGGCCGATCCCCGCATCTCGCTCATTCTCGCCGACGAGCCGACCGCTCATCTCGACAGCCAAACCGCCAAAGACATCGCCGACCATCTCCTCGCCTTCGCCAAAGGCCGCACCCTGATCGTCGCAACGCACGACCCGCTTCTGGCGCATCGCATGGACCGCATTGTCTATCTGCCGAAATCGGCCATGAGGGCGGTGGCATGA
- the cydB gene encoding cytochrome d ubiquinol oxidase subunit II, which yields MILHELISYDVLRLIWWGLLGILLIGFAVTDGFDLGTGTLLPFVARNDLERRVVINSIGPVWEGNQVWLILGGGAIFAAWPPLYAVSFSGFYLAMFAILFALILRPVGFKYRSKRDGVAWRRNWDWALFIGSFVPALIFGVAVGNVLQGVPFHFDSDLRIFYEGTFFGLLNPFALLCGLVSVSMLIMHGGAWLVLKTQGDVRERARNYGSIAAIATIALFVLAGAYIWAFVDGYRIVGSIDPTGPSNPLVKSVEMGEGIWLGNYQTYPWMMAAPILGIVAAFLAFILLRVRLEGLTVIVSGLSIVGIISTVGASMFPFILPSSLMPKASLTVWDASSSHLTLFIMLVVTGIFVPIILVYTTWVYRVLWGKVDEDEISGGKSHAY from the coding sequence ATGATCCTTCACGAACTCATCTCCTACGATGTCCTTCGCCTCATCTGGTGGGGGCTTCTTGGCATCTTGTTGATCGGCTTTGCCGTCACCGACGGCTTCGATCTTGGCACGGGCACGTTATTGCCTTTCGTCGCCAGGAACGATCTGGAACGACGCGTCGTCATCAACTCCATCGGCCCGGTCTGGGAAGGCAACCAGGTCTGGCTGATCCTCGGAGGCGGTGCGATCTTCGCCGCCTGGCCGCCGCTTTATGCGGTCTCCTTCTCCGGCTTCTATCTCGCCATGTTCGCGATCCTGTTCGCGCTCATCTTGCGGCCGGTGGGCTTCAAATATCGCTCCAAACGTGACGGCGTCGCATGGCGTCGGAACTGGGATTGGGCACTTTTCATCGGCTCGTTCGTGCCGGCGCTCATTTTCGGTGTCGCCGTCGGCAACGTCCTTCAGGGCGTCCCCTTCCACTTCGACAGTGATCTGCGCATCTTCTACGAAGGCACGTTCTTCGGACTGCTCAACCCCTTCGCGCTTTTGTGCGGTCTCGTCTCCGTCTCGATGCTCATCATGCACGGCGGCGCCTGGCTCGTCTTGAAGACGCAAGGTGACGTGCGTGAGCGCGCCCGCAACTATGGAAGCATCGCCGCGATCGCGACGATCGCTCTCTTCGTGCTTGCGGGCGCCTATATCTGGGCATTCGTCGACGGCTACCGGATCGTCGGCTCGATCGATCCGACCGGTCCTTCAAATCCGCTCGTGAAATCGGTCGAGATGGGCGAAGGCATCTGGCTCGGCAATTACCAGACCTATCCCTGGATGATGGCGGCCCCGATCCTCGGCATCGTCGCGGCCTTCCTGGCGTTCATCCTGCTCAGGGTTCGCCTCGAAGGCCTGACCGTGATCGTCAGCGGTCTTTCGATCGTCGGCATCATTTCAACCGTCGGTGCGTCGATGTTTCCCTTCATCCTGCCATCGTCGCTTATGCCAAAGGCGAGCCTCACCGTCTGGGATGCCTCTTCGAGCCATCTCACACTCTTCATCATGCTCGTCGTCACAGGGATCTTCGTGCCGATCATCCTTGTCTACACCACCTGGGTCTACCGGGTGCTGTGGGGCAAGGTCGACGAGGACGAAATCAGCGGCGGCAAGAGCCACGCCTATTAA
- a CDS encoding GbsR/MarR family transcriptional regulator yields MGSRWGINRTVGQIYALLYISPRPLCADDIVDALGVSRSNVSMSLRELQSWNLVLLRHLPDDRRDFFTTPDDVWEILRTLAEGRKRREIDPTLTFLREALMEPPANEAEAHAQAKMRDMHALIEQLTGWYDDVKTLETERLATLLALGARVTKLLETKDKIVALGSSKRNGRKT; encoded by the coding sequence ATGGGCAGCCGGTGGGGCATCAACCGGACGGTCGGGCAGATCTACGCGCTTCTCTACATCTCGCCGCGACCGCTCTGCGCCGACGACATCGTCGATGCTCTCGGCGTTTCGCGCTCAAACGTTTCCATGAGCCTGCGCGAATTGCAGAGCTGGAACCTCGTCCTGCTGCGCCATCTGCCGGACGACCGGCGCGATTTCTTCACGACGCCCGACGATGTCTGGGAGATCCTCAGAACCCTGGCCGAAGGCCGCAAGCGCCGCGAGATCGATCCCACCCTGACCTTTCTGCGCGAGGCATTGATGGAGCCGCCCGCCAATGAGGCGGAAGCGCATGCGCAGGCGAAAATGCGCGATATGCATGCCCTCATCGAGCAGCTCACCGGCTGGTACGACGACGTGAAGACGCTCGAAACGGAGCGTCTCGCAACGTTGCTCGCGCTCGGCGCCCGGGTCACGAAATTGTTGGAGACCAAGGACAAGATTGTCGCCCTCGGCTCCTCTAAAAGGAATGGCCGGAAGACGTGA
- a CDS encoding amino acid ABC transporter ATP-binding/permease protein translates to MRTAWQDFRPVLAVLLAERRPMLAAGAALAAVTVLAGVGLLGLSGWFITATAIAGLSTATALAFDVFAPAAAIRFLAIARTAGRYGERLTTHEATLSALAALREKLFRGWAPPGAARHLLERPARLLFRLTADIDALDSLYLRILVPFLAAFAVATATGLVLTVLNPWLGLAAFLWLAVLGLVIPLRTAAAALAPGLRRAHLTEALRARTIDLVAGQTELAMAARLTAERRAIERTDQRLVATDDRLNRIETRASIAFGVAGSLLLAGTLYVAAHLAEANEIGAPAAALAILVVFAAVEPFAALKRGAVELGRTRLAARRLAPRLKIRPAQPARSPSMPTEGEAVRLSAVDFRYPDAKRLCLSDISLTLTEGEILAIVGPSGAGKSTLLALLADEATPEAGDVTHSPATLLTQRTELFQDTLAGNLQIADPDASAVRLWRALEAAGLRADVETLPAGLETRLGEGGLGLSGGQARRLSLARLFLRGTPLWLIDEPTEGLDGPTAREIMRRLKSQRRGRSLVISTHLRREAEIADRLVILEQGQIVAAPRRNEPGFEQALEALRPD, encoded by the coding sequence ATGAGGACCGCCTGGCAGGATTTTCGTCCCGTTCTCGCGGTTCTCCTCGCCGAGCGCCGGCCAATGCTGGCGGCGGGTGCTGCCCTTGCCGCCGTGACGGTTCTGGCAGGCGTCGGCCTTCTCGGCCTTTCCGGCTGGTTCATCACCGCAACGGCGATCGCCGGCCTTTCGACGGCCACGGCCCTCGCCTTCGACGTCTTCGCCCCCGCCGCCGCCATCCGTTTCCTGGCGATCGCCCGCACCGCCGGCCGCTACGGCGAGCGGCTGACGACGCATGAAGCGACACTGAGCGCGCTTGCCGCCTTGCGCGAGAAACTCTTTCGCGGTTGGGCCCCGCCCGGCGCGGCACGGCACCTTCTGGAGCGCCCGGCACGGCTTCTCTTCCGCCTGACGGCCGACATCGACGCGCTCGATTCCCTTTATCTGCGCATCCTGGTGCCCTTCCTTGCGGCTTTTGCAGTGGCAACGGCGACCGGGCTCGTCCTTACCGTCCTCAACCCCTGGCTCGGCCTCGCCGCCTTTCTATGGCTTGCCGTCCTCGGCCTCGTCATTCCCCTTCGCACGGCCGCAGCCGCGCTCGCTCCGGGCCTTCGGCGCGCGCATCTGACGGAAGCGTTGCGCGCCCGCACCATCGATCTCGTCGCCGGCCAGACCGAACTCGCAATGGCCGCTCGTCTCACGGCAGAGCGCCGTGCGATCGAACGTACGGACCAGCGTCTTGTCGCCACTGATGACCGCCTGAACCGCATCGAGACGAGAGCCTCCATCGCTTTCGGCGTAGCCGGTAGCCTGCTTCTTGCCGGCACGCTCTATGTCGCGGCGCACCTCGCCGAGGCGAACGAGATCGGCGCGCCAGCTGCGGCTCTTGCAATTCTCGTCGTCTTTGCGGCCGTCGAACCCTTCGCGGCCCTCAAACGCGGTGCCGTCGAGCTTGGCCGTACACGGCTCGCGGCACGCCGTCTCGCACCGCGCCTCAAGATACGCCCCGCGCAACCGGCACGATCTCCATCCATGCCGACCGAGGGGGAAGCGGTGCGCCTCAGCGCCGTCGATTTCCGTTATCCCGATGCGAAAAGACTTTGCCTGAGCGATATCTCACTCACCCTCACGGAAGGCGAAATCCTCGCGATCGTAGGCCCGAGCGGCGCCGGCAAATCGACGTTGCTCGCTCTCCTGGCCGACGAAGCCACACCTGAGGCCGGCGACGTCACCCATTCTCCTGCCACGCTTTTGACGCAACGCACCGAGCTCTTTCAGGACACCCTCGCCGGCAATCTTCAGATTGCCGATCCCGACGCGAGCGCGGTGAGGCTCTGGCGCGCACTCGAGGCCGCTGGGCTTCGCGCGGACGTCGAAACTCTCCCTGCAGGGCTTGAAACCCGGCTCGGCGAAGGCGGGCTCGGCCTTTCCGGCGGGCAGGCACGGCGCCTCTCGCTGGCGCGTCTTTTCCTTCGCGGCACGCCTCTTTGGCTCATCGACGAGCCGACCGAAGGCCTCGACGGACCGACTGCACGCGAAATCATGCGGCGTCTCAAAAGCCAGAGACGTGGCCGCAGCCTCGTCATCAGCACGCATTTGCGGCGGGAGGCGGAGATCGCCGACCGTCTCGTCATCCTCGAACAGGGGCAGATCGTTGCGGCCCCGCGGCGCAACGAACCGGGTTTTGAGCAGGCGCTCGAAGCCCTCCGTCCCGATTAG